The segment GTGCTGGGGGTGCAGCAGTGAACCAGCAAAGTCCCTGTCCTGGCACTTACACTCCGGGAAGTGTGGGGAACAGGACAGAAGTGCTGAGACAGAATTTAAATGTGCAAGTAGGAGTGACTAGAGAAAGGGGGTGACCGGAAGAGGGACTGAGAGAAATGAGACTCCAACCCTAAGAGGATGAGCGTGGGCTTATGGAAGAGACAGGGCTGAAAACAACCGCCTGCTGCAGGACAGGGAGAAACCGAGAGTCCAAGGTGGGAACGAATTGGGGGAAGAGGTTGAGGTGATAGCGAAGGGAATGTGGTTGGTAATGGGAAAGTATCCCAATAAGGAATTCTTGGCACAGGATGGAGCATTATGGCAGACACTGGGACGGGAGAGTTTTCTCTGAGAACATCTACCTCACACTCAGACAGGTAGCTCCCCATCCCTCCAGTTCTGGTGTTTATCCTCCTCCTACTTCCTGCCCCACAACCTGCCCAATTCCCAGGACCTGGAGCAATCTTCAGGCTTTGCAGAGGACTCGTACACCTAGACCACTTCGGTGAACTAGGCACCAGGAAAAACATGGGTGGGCACCAGGAGCACACCCTTCTGAAAACCCCATCACCCCCAGCTGGCTCCTGCTAACTTTGGTCTGCACTTTCTTAGAATGACCCTCCTCAGCCTCACTCCAATTCCTGTGCAACAATACCGAGCTCCTGGGAAAACCAAAGGGAAGGCAGAGACACAACCGTGTGACCAAAAGAAGAGACTGTGTCATCACTTGGGAATAAAAGCATCAAGTGCAGCCGCAGGTAAGATTGTTGGCTCCAAggtttttctctccctttcccttctccctttcctttcttcctctattgAGGTCTGCTATTTATTCAGCAAGTGTTCAAAGTCTGTGGTTCTCTGGGGCACAATGTGCCAAGTGATGCATGTAAGGGAGGAGATCAATGCATCCTCTGCTTTCAAGAAGCTTGCTTTCTTGggaagaaaggataaataaagacagaaagactTTCTTTGactctctgtttctttgtgaATCAAAGAATAGTCATTCCCCACTTGGCCCTGGTACCAACGTCCTGGACcccatccttccctctcccatcTCAATTACTCCTactgcccctcctccccttttCAGATCCAGAACAACTCTGGAACCAGCTGTCCCACCTGCCCTGAGTGAGACCATGAGGCTCCACCCCCAAACACCTGGGCTTTGATCTTTTGCAAAAGATGGGGACAGCAAGAGAGCATCTTGAGGACCCTACAGGAACATGGGGATGAACAAAACTCACTTCAGTTTGCCCGCAGAAATAAAGACACTGAGAAGGAGCAGATTCAATAACTGCTGTGTTTATTTGAAATCATCATGAGGGGAGCAGGGGGTGCAATGAAAAGTGGAGATGATGCTAGAAAACATGCTGACTGAATCTTGATTTAGCTCACACTGCAAGAGGAAGGAGCAGGACTCCCTTCTCTGACTTCCAACCTAGGGTTTTCCCCCTTTGTCATTCTCCTAACCCAACTATGACTGGGGGTTTTGAGGATTGGGGAAGCCAGCTGGGATGTTCCAGGAAGTGCCAGGGGGATTGAGAACTCTGGGAGGAAATCGATTAATAATACCTGGCTGTAGATTAACATTCCCTCAGCTGCCTCCTGGATACCGATTAATActcccccagctgcctcctggatACTGATTAATAGtcccccagctgcctcctggatACCGATTAATActcccccagctgcctcctggatACCGATTAGTActcccccagctgcctcctggatACCTATTAATActcccccagctgcctcctggatACCGATTAGTActcccccagctgcctcctggatACCGATTAATACTCCCCCAGCTACCTCCTGGATACCTATTAATACTCCCCCAGCTGCCCCCTGGATACTGATTAATATTCCCCCAGCTAGTACTTGGGCATTTATTATTGCCCCAGATTCCCACAGGGCATGGCATGGGCCTTGTTCCCCACCCAGTTCCACGACCTCCACCTCCCCAGGACACACTGGGATTCAGGGTCCCCCAGGGGTGACCAGGCAGAAGCGGCTTTCGAATCCTGCTGATGAGAGACCAGGGTGGGCGTTGGGCAAGGATTTGTTTCTGGTCTCCCAGCACATTAGAACGGGATAATGGTCTAGACTCAGAGTCCTGGTGGAGGGGTGAAACCTCAAGTGAGGGGTCTGCAGAGTGTGAAGAGGACCCTGCAGGCACAAGACCACTGTCCAAAGGGAGGGCAATAGCATTGGAAAGGAAAGACAGTTCTTCGGGCAGCACTTCTCCCCCATCGTCCTCGACTGCACCAGCCATCATTGGCCAAAGATCCTCAGAGGGCCAGGAATCCATGGAGGGCAGCTCCTCAGATGGGGGCCACCTCTGAACCTCAGAACTTCCTGCAGGTTGGAAGCTGTCTGATGGAGAAGCGTTGGTCTTCAGAGGAGCCCTTGCTAAATCGTTGGACCCAGGGTCTGGTTTGGACTGGGGATGTTCGGAGTTGGAGAGGCTGGCCAAGAAAGGTTGTCCAAGCAGaggtgagttggtccccaagtCTTGGGGAACTTTCTCCTTCATTACACTGATGCTCCGGGCAAAGAGGCCTGAGGGAAAGGGAAGACGAGGCCACCAATGGACGCATGTTTTGTCCCAGTGCCCTCACTTCCCGGATTCTCTGATTCCCTTCACTTCAAGTCTCTTCACTTCCCCTCTGTGAACTCTTACTTCCCCCAAGGACCCAAGTGTGCACCCTTCTGCCTTTACCCATTCCCTCACTCAATTCCGGTCCCCCTGAGGCCCCCAGTGCCTTCCTGCCCAAGAGTCGGGCACAGCCTCCATACCTGGAAGATGAAGACAAACCAGGAGCAAGCCCAGAGGAGCACAGCTCCGTGCCATGCGGCCCTGCATCTTGCTCAGCTCTAGCATCTCCCACAGCCCCAAGACATCCAGCCTTTATCCTGTTAGTGGGGCGGGGGACAGCAAAAACAGGCTGGGCCAGTGGTTGTGGAGACAATAAACTCTACATTCCACCCTCATTCCTAATTCAGTCTGTGGCAACAGGTGCCATTTGAATGTCCCAGGGAAGCTGGGTGTTTGCCGCCCTGGCTCCTTTCCTCAAGCTCCCCACCCCTCCTGACCCAGGTGTCCTGGCTCACAGCTCATCATGGTTGCAGCCCTACCATTCTCTGGGTCCCTATGCCAAGCACACGAGGACCTTCACCCTTGGGATCCCCATCTCCATTGCTTTCTCACCAGTAGAAACATTTGGttctcatctctttctctttgggaTCCAGATCATTCTCTCCCAGCACCCCTTTCTCATGCACCCCCATAGCTCCTTTGCCTTGACCCCAACCTGCAGGAGGTTCTGGGTACATAAGTGGCCCCCATCTGAAGGGCTGCTCCTAGATGAGACTCTGTATCTAGGGAAATAGACCTGATTCCCATTCTTAAGAGATGATGGTGTATTAATGTcccatggctgctgtaacaaattaccacaaacttaatggcttacaacacaaatttattatcttacagttttgaaGAAAAGGAGTTAAAAATGAGTCTCACTGgtttaaaatcaaggtgttaatAGGGCTATGTTcctttctgaaggctctaggagGGAACCCATTTCCTTTGGTTTTCCATCTTCTAGAGGCCCCCTACACTCCTTGGCTCACAGTCCCTTCCCCCATGTTCAAAGCCAGAAACAGCAGGATGTTCTCACattgcatcactctgacctcctcttctccttccctcttccatgTTTAAAGACTCTTATGATTACACTGGGCCTacccaaataatccaggataatctctttattttaaggtcagctgactaacaaccttaattccatctgcagctTTGatttccctttgccatgtaacctaacatacTCACAGGGTCTAGGGATTAGGACGTGGGCATCTTTGGTGGTGGTGGAGGCACCATTGTGTCTACCACAGGTGGTCAAATGTATCCACAGAATATAAGAAACACTGAAAGAGAGCAGATATTTCCAACTAACAATAGAGGAGGGCATTTAAATGCTGTTGTCAAATGGCCATAAGTTGATCATTGTTAATTCTGGGCAATGGGAGCACAGGGATTCATCAACTGTTTTGTCTACTCTTAAATACGTTTGAAATTTGTACACTAAAAAGTGTTTAAATGCCTTTGTTCTCTCTGTTGCTTCCGGGACACACCCAGACCTAGGCTTCCCTGGTTGCATGAAGTCTAAATATTAGCTGTGAGATTCTACTGTTCCATCCTCATCCCCAGTCCCTTCTGGCTAGCTTTTAGAAGAGTGGAGTCCCTCTCCAGAACTGGCCAGTGGAGGGCAGTGGCCTTTTTGGGTGACATCCACCAGTTTTGCAAAAGCTTTTGACCTGGACCACACCAGAGGCTAGAGGAATTCCCACATCAGAGGCCGTACCCCTCCCCCGACAACACACACTGCAGTTATGGTCCATGGAGCctctgagggcctcagttcctgTCGCTGGCTGCAGTTCAGGGACTGGATGCCAGACCATGGGTGACTCAACAGTGACGACAGAAACAGAACTGTTCTGGAGCCCTCCTCTGTCTTCAGTCAACCCTGCTGGTTGGCGCAGCTGCCCCAGGTCATTTCTGATCAATGTAATACATTTCTGCTGGTTCGGGACTTGGAATTTCAACAATAGTCTTAAATTtgagtccaggggctggccccgtggtcgagtggttaagttcgcgcgctccgctgcaggcggcccagtgtttcgttggttcgaatcctgggcgcggacatagcacagctcatcaaaccacgctgaggcagcgtcccacataccacaactagaaggacccacaacgaagaatatacaactatgtaccagaggggctttggggagaaaaaaggaaaaaataaaatctttaaaaaaaaaaaaaaattgagtccAGCTAACATCATCCCAATAGGAGAGACTAGGTTAGATCCTAGGGTAGGGGTGAATTCCTTTGCAGCCAAGCAGAGGTTCTGAGAGGTGGCCTGTGCTTTGGGGTGAGGCTCTTCCTATAGGGACAAGCACAGcccactctcccctccttggAATCTGAACACATACTTGGCCTCAGCCTCTCCCCGCCTCTCTCTAGGACATAGTCTCATGGCCCTTACCaccctctctgctttctctctcttctcacatgGAGACCACCTCCACCTCGGCGCTCTCCCTCTCACCTCCCACAGCTCTCACTCTAGAACTGTAGCAGAGGCAGCAAGAGTGTGGAGGTGGAGAGGACACTGCTGACTCTGTTCTGCCATGGGCTGGGGCATTTTTATTTAGGCCAGTGAGTCACCATACCTGTCTGCAATCTCCGTCATGCTCCCAccctctctttcactctctccacccccagctcccagAACAACGCCCACCTGGGCTCCTACTCAGTCACCAGGAGTCTGGTCTGGGTTGTTGCATTCCAGCCTTCCCAAGGTTCCAGTGTCCCAGAAACCCAAGGAAATCAACACTCAGGACTCCCAGAGAGGGTGGCGTCTAGAAGGTGAAGCAAACTAATGGTAGAGGAGAAGAAGCCTGGGTGGGcaaagggaggaaataattggGGCTCTCTTTAGTGAGAGGGAAGGACCCCAGGGTGAATGGAGAgtggagagagaatgaatttccAGGAGcaataagagaggaaaaaagtggGAGGAAGGATCTGAGAGATCAAACAACCTCTGatttcagttcaacaaatatttattgttttcctccCTTGTGGGAGAAGCTATAAGGTATAAGAGAAATATTGGGCAAACTTATGAATGAAAATGAGAGACACGGGACCTCTAGAGGCATAGGAGAGTACCCTCCAGGTCCTAAGAGGAGACCCAGGACTCCAAGAAGGCAAAAAGTCTACATCTAGTTCACACGGTTTATTGAGACATTTGTCCAGGATCCAGAGAGAGCAGGGAGCCTGCTCCAGTCTCTGCAGAGCCCTGGCATCTTCCTCACACAGGGAAGTATCTGAGCCTTGAGGGAAATGGCAGCCAAAAAGGGGGACTGACATGGAGACCTTGAGAGGCAAGGAGGAGTGCTGGGAACTCACAGAGGAATGTAGTGAGCTCTCTAATGGGGGATGGGAGAGGAATTAGGAGTGTGAGAACCCAATGGCATATTGTGCTGGTTGACCATATGGCAAAGAGGTCATTGTTTTCAGGTAATGGTTTGGGCTGTGCTTTATTTGGcaaaaggggagagaagaggatgaCTTGTCGAGACATCAGAGTTACTCTGGGACATTTCAAGGGTTTCCAAGTCAAGAATCTTAATGGGCAGGGTTAGCCAAAGGACTGTACCATCTCAAAGAAATGGCAGAGGAAATTTTAGGGCATGGTTATCTGGCAGGGAGGGTACTGCAGTAGAATGGGAATCTAAGCAGtaggaaagaatgaggaaagggATTTGGACTCTACaatttggggagatgaagaaagAAGAGGTGATAAGGGAGAGTCTGCCACATTGGAGCAATGGAGGAAGTAGAGGACCTCtcttgggagggaggagggaaaatgaGCTAACCTCATGCCTGGGCCCCTGGACTTCTCTCAACTGAGAGAtggtgtgtgcatctgtgtgtatgCCTGCACATATACATAAGCAAAAGCTGGCTTATGGTCTGTCAAGTAACTCTCCCTGAGGTAGGAAAACTTCAGGGTCAGCCAGCTGGGGCCCCAGAGGCTTCACATGAGCCAAGATGTCCCTGATGGAGCGGCAGGGGATCCTTCCAGAACTGCCGGAGCCACAGGGCTTGGCACCAGCTGAGGGATCAGGTTGGGGAGAGCCGTTGGGACCCCCACTCAAtgttgaggaggagacagaaatgcAAGGGTGACCAGAAGAGCTGGATTTGCTACCACAGGGCTGAAGGATGATTTTGCCACTGGATTGGGAGCTGGAGCTGCCGCTGAAGGAgccagtgccaggtggggagcaGGGCCCCTGGGAAACACCGCCACAGGGATGGGAAGATGAACCAGAACTGCTGGAAACGCTAGAACTGCTGTGGACTCCAGAACtggagagggagcagggcccCTTAGAGCCTTTAGAGCCGACTCCACAGGGCTGGACGCCACCAGAGCCCACGGGCTGGAACGCAATGGCCGAGGAAGCTCCTGACGGATAGATGTTGGAACTAGAGGAGCCATGGCTGGGGATGATGGGATTGCTGGAGAAGTATTTGCCCTCAGAGATGGGGGGCCCAGCTGCAAAGGAGGGGGCCCCTGGAGAGCCTCTGACAGGGTTATCTTTGGTGAAGTAGCCCACAGGGTAGATTTTGCCCTTACTGTAGGTCATGCCTGGGACCAGATAACTGTCAGAGGAGCCACCCACCACCTCATAGCTGCCGTAGGATTTGTCTACAGAGGTGATGGGAGGACAGGGCTTGCCTGAAAGGCCACCGTTGTTACAGGGAACACCTTGAACCACTCTGGGGCCACCAGAACCATGCtgctccaccaccaccaccacaggccTTTGACCTCCTGACACAGAGTGGGAGTTGGAGATGTAGGGGCCAGAGTTTGAGACGATGGGCCCCCCACTGCAGGGAGAGTCGGGGACGTCTGAACTACAAGGGCGCAGGTTGGAGTTGACCTTTTGGCCACCACTGTTGGATGTCCAGGAGGTTTGGGAAAAGGAAGAGCTTGAGCCTCCTCCAGACTGGGAAGAGCTTACTACCAAGCGGGAAGAACCACTGTTGCTTGGTAGAGCTGAGCCAGACCCTGGCTGGGAGCTGATGCTGCCTGAAGAACCACCGTCAGTTGGTAGAGCTGAGCCAGACCCTGACTGGGAGCTGATGCTGCCTGATGGGGAGTTGATGCTTCCCGTTGGGGGCCTGATGCTGCCCGACTGGGAGGAGCTGGATGCACCCTGAAGACTAGAGCCAGAACTGGAGGAGTGGCTTGTCTGGGAATACCCTGTTCCTGGCTTAAGTAACGAAGATCCTGAAGAACCACCCTGGGCGACGCTGGATCCACTGGAGCCAACACTGGAGCCAACACCAGAGCCAACACCGGAGCCACCGGAGCCACCACTGGAGCCACCACTGGAGCCACTGGAACTGGAAACGGAACTGCCGGAACTGCTGGAGCCGCTGTGGCTACTGAAGCTACTGGAGCCACCCTTCCCAATGAGACAGGGGTCATTGGGGGAGGTGATACGAGTGGGGTCCTTACATGGGTCTGAGAAGGTCCCGATGCTCTTAGCCAAGGTCCCTGGGGAGGAAAGTCATGGTTAGGAGGGCACAGAGAGGCttggctttctccctcccctttcaGTCATCGTCCATTCTGATTTCTCCTGAGAGGAGCCCCTCGGGAGAGTCTGGagtggaaaagggaaggagatcTGGCTGTGTCTCTGAAGGAAAAGGAGACGGCAGACTAAAGGCTGTCTCATTGTTCTTGGGGGAGTTGCAGGGCGGTGGGGGGGGGAGCAAACATCtaccagggaaaagaaaatgaggctcTGAAGTAGGAGAGCTCGAAGGGAGataagagggaagggagaagtggCAGAAACAAATAGGTGTAAAAGAAAGGAccccagagagacagagagcaggaaGACTGAGACTCTGAGAGCTGGGGGCATAAGTCCCGAGGAAAGAAACCCCAGGTGAGACCAAGGGaccaaatgaaagaagacaaaacaacAGAGGACTGAGATGGAAGGGAAAATAGCAAAGGAGAtgctgagaaaagagaaagcagtgGCAGAGGGACTGTGGTAAAGCGTAGGGTACTTGAGGACTAAGATTTGGTCACCAGCTTCCTTGTAGAGTCCAGGCTTGGGTGAAGGATGGAAATTTTGTTTCCAGTCTCAGTACTGCCCAAGCCAGGAAAGCTGGATGTGGGCCAGGATGTGGGGGCACTCACTGTTGCTTCAGAACCTGCTGGTACCAGTGTGACAGGACACCCCACCCTGAGCCACCCCTGCACTCCTGGCCCAGTCCAGGGACACCAGGATGAAACCCTCCTCCATGGCTCATGACCTTCATCAGCTTacctctctccctgcccagccATCACGCAAATGCCTGTCTGCCCCCACAGGCCCACATCTGACTGCTCCTGCCTTTACTTCCCTTCCTGATGTGGAACCTCTTCTTTCCTTAACTGGCCCTTTGCTCCCAACCCCAGGCTCACGCTGACCccatccttcctccactccccaccTCTACCCCTTCACATCCCAAGTGGCATGGACAGAGCTGCGTACTTTATGCATTCAGAGaggctgagtttgtcctgccctCCTCACAGCGTTACTGTGAGCACTGAATGTAATCGTCTATGTGGAGCCTGCTTTAAAAACACGTGAAGTGTGAGACATTATGATTTATTATTGCCCCTCTTCCCTGAACCCTCCACCAACAAGCAGCTCTCCAAATCTGTGATGCTTCCCTCTCTGCTCAAAAAGGAGTCCTCTGTGTCCCCTTCCACACCAAACCCAGCTCTGCCCGCAGCCCCTTCAGTCAGCTGCTCGCCTCCTCTGCTCCCCCAGGCGCCATGCAGCCTGCTCACGGAGCCAGGGAAGGTCACCATAAATATCAAGTGGTCAATGGCACTGGCCCCAGAGTCCCCCCCGGCCTAGGGTTTGAATCCCATTTTACTGCTTTCTAATTTGTGATCTTGAGCCAgtttcctaacctctctgagcctcagcatcccATTTGTGGAGTGCCAATAACAAATCTCCCATATGGTTCTTCTAATGATCAAACTGTGAATGTATTTAAAGGGCTACAACAGTGTGTGGCACATAAAAAGAGCTCTCTAAATGGCAGCAATTATTATGGCCATTAAATATCCAGTCTTTATCTTCTAGTGCGCtaagaataataatagcaacaaccaACGTTTATATCACCCTGTGGAACTTCCAAAGCACTTGTCACATACATTATTTGAGACCCACAGGGAGACTAGAGCTAGCTGTTATCATTAACCCCATTCTAGAGTTTCAGAATATGaggaaagtttaagtaacttgtctgaaGTGACAAGGCAGTGAGGAGCAGCCCCTAGACCCAAAGGTCAGATTCCAGAacccctgcccttcccccctTGCCAGGTCCTCTCCTGGACTCTCCCCACATGGGGTGTCCCTCCCAGGCATTGATCCCTCCAATCTTCCCTTACCTGGTATCTGaatccctcctctgccctccccactctCCATCACTCCCAGGGCCCCCAGCCTCCTACCTGGCAGGAGGAGACCAGCCAGCAGCAATGCCATCATCCTTTGCCCTCCCACACGCCCCATCCGGGGTGCCTGAGAAGAGCCCATCTTGGACTATGCGACCTTCTGACTGACAGCAGCTCATGGACACCCGGGGCCTTTATGCCAGGGCTGGACATTCTCTGGGCAGGAGTcactgtggggaggggaggagaggcggAGAGGCAGGTGCCTGGGGGAAGTTGGTGTGGCTGAGAGGAGCTGAAGTAATCAGTTTGGGCATCTGCCTACTCAGCAGCAGAGGTGGCTGCAGTGTATGGTACCCGTGGCCATGGGGCCCTCACAATTCCTGCCACCTGACTGGCCTGTCCCTGGCTCCTCATTGCCTTACCTGGAACCATGTGCTCTGCCGCAATGGCTGCCCACTCTGGGGAGACCACTCTCACCACTGGACCCAGTCACCTGGCTCCTTCACTCTCCTGCCTTCCCCAGTATTGTCTAACGCCCCATCCTCCCTCCACTCACAGACTGGGCACTTCAACTTTCCCTGATGCCCTGGGGTACCTGCTCCAGCCCCTAACCCCCACCGCGTGGTTAACCCCACCCAGATTCCCATCCACagcccctggctctgcccctttcCTCAGGATTCATCACTTAGCCTCCACTTTCCTCCTCCAGATATAAGGACCTCCACCTACCCCCAGCATCTTGTACCCCCCTCCCATTGTCACTGCCCGAGTACCATGCCTGCCACATAACTATTTTGTCTTCTATCAATGAGTGAGCCTTTTCCCTCTCAGAAACTG is part of the Equus caballus isolate H_3958 breed thoroughbred chromosome 20, TB-T2T, whole genome shotgun sequence genome and harbors:
- the C20H6orf15 gene encoding uncharacterized protein C6orf15 homolog; translation: MLELSKMQGRMARSCAPLGLLLVCLHLPGLFARSISVMKEKVPQDLGTNSPLLGQPFLASLSNSEHPQSKPDPGSNDLARAPLKTNASPSDSFQPAGSSEVQRWPPSEELPSMDSWPSEDLWPMMAGAVEDDGGEVLPEELSFLSNAIALPLDSGLVPAGSSSHSADPSLEVSPLHQDSESRPLSRSNVLGDQKQILAQRPPWSLISRIRKPLLPGHPWGTLNPSVSWGGGGRGTGWGTRPMPCPVGIWGNNKCPSTSWGNINQYPGGSWGSINRYPGGSWGSINRYPGGSWGSTNRYPGGSWGSINRYPGGSWGSTNRYPGGSWGSINRYPGGSWGTINQYPGGSWGSINRYPGGS
- the CDSN gene encoding corneodesmosin; translation: MGSSQAPRMGRVGGQRMMALLLAGLLLPGTLAKSIGTFSDPCKDPTRITSPNDPCLIGKGGSSSFSSHSGSSSSGSSVSSSSGSSGGSSGGSGGSGVGSGVGSSVGSSGSSVAQGGSSGSSLLKPGTGYSQTSHSSSSGSSLQGASSSSQSGSIRPPTGSINSPSGSISSQSGSGSALPTDGGSSGSISSQPGSGSALPSNSGSSRLVVSSSQSGGGSSSSFSQTSWTSNSGGQKVNSNLRPCSSDVPDSPCSGGPIVSNSGPYISNSHSVSGGQRPVVVVVEQHGSGGPRVVQGVPCNNGGLSGKPCPPITSVDKSYGSYEVVGGSSDSYLVPGMTYSKGKIYPVGYFTKDNPVRGSPGAPSFAAGPPISEGKYFSSNPIIPSHGSSSSNIYPSGASSAIAFQPVGSGGVQPCGVGSKGSKGPCSLSSSGVHSSSSVSSSSGSSSHPCGGVSQGPCSPPGTGSFSGSSSSQSSGKIILQPCGSKSSSSGHPCISVSSSTLSGGPNGSPQPDPSAGAKPCGSGSSGRIPCRSIRDILAHVKPLGPQLADPEVFLPQGELLDRP